The Rhodobacter sp. genome segment CTCCAGGCCCGCCGGGCCCGTGTTCCGCGTCGAGGACGTCACCCGCGTCTATCGCACCGGAAAGGTCGCGGTTCAGGCGCTGCGGGGCGTGACCCTGTCGCTGACCGAGGGCGAAATGGTCGTGCTGCTGGGGGCATCGGGGTCGGGGAAATCCACCTTGCTGAACATCCTGGGCGGGCTGGATCAACCCAGCAGCGGCCGCGTGTTCTTTCGCGACCAGGACCTGACGCGCGTTTCCGACCGCGCCCTGACAGCGTTTCGGCGCGATCACGTCGGCTTTGTCTTTCAGTTCTACAACCTCGTGCCCAGCCTGAACGCGCGCGAGAACGTCGCCCTGGTGACCGAGATCGCCCGCAACCCCATGCGGCCCGAAGAGGCGCTGGAACGGGTCGGGCTGGGCCCCAGGATGGACCATTTCCCGGCCGAATTGTCGGGCGGCGAACAACAGCGCGTGGCCATCGCGCGCGCCATTGCCAAGCGCCCGGATGTGCTGTTGTGCGATGAACCCACGGGCGCGCTGGACAGCGCGACCGGCGTTCAGGTGCTTGAGGCGCTGACGCAGGTGAACCGCGATCTGGGCACCGCCACGGTGATGGTGACGCACAACGCCTCGATTCGCCGGATTGCGCATCGAGTGGTGGTGCTGGGCGATGGGCAGATCAAGTCGGACGAGGTGAACGCCACCCGCGTCGATCCGCGCGAGGTGTCCTGGTGACGGCGCTGGACCGCAAGCTGTTGCGCGACCTCAGGCGGATCTGGGCGCAGACACTGGCCATC includes the following:
- a CDS encoding ABC transporter ATP-binding protein, whose product is MKAVAPPSRPAGPVFRVEDVTRVYRTGKVAVQALRGVTLSLTEGEMVVLLGASGSGKSTLLNILGGLDQPSSGRVFFRDQDLTRVSDRALTAFRRDHVGFVFQFYNLVPSLNARENVALVTEIARNPMRPEEALERVGLGPRMDHFPAELSGGEQQRVAIARAIAKRPDVLLCDEPTGALDSATGVQVLEALTQVNRDLGTATVMVTHNASIRRIAHRVVVLGDGQIKSDEVNATRVDPREVSW